One genomic segment of Sanyastnella coralliicola includes these proteins:
- a CDS encoding DUF7619 domain-containing protein, with amino-acid sequence MKKLLTYIALLTSLTMQAQLNEIVVEEYPLLGDVSIQPEGTTTYRIYAEMGSATDVVNAVFATEDCHSLDVSTTTSFYNEVQSGEVLGADINAFLHGIFPLLEADTWVTIGATNHLEPGASDVGYASLDPEGAFISSFDTPDGQNLILDNGAWFTLPTSVTALPSGPYNRVLLGQFTTDGQLSFNLNIQIFAGGDQANGRIDYVHSLPCEGNGTPTGFEVLSSTLSQIHGLAMCNDAEACNYSEEALNDLGCCYDCTCTDPNASNYGGDVGCDNNSVCTYDINGNLHDDIYDLPLEGVEMTIEPLGVNATSNSNGDFVFYDVPYGLFTLNFASEELANTLVSETSSSLALDVVESIPTLQYNFESLAGCNDPSACNYDAMDQNDIWCCFECGCSDPDAVNYSEDGTCTNPSVCLYDIEGTLLEPVQNDPLENQEVILQPIGITAITDENGVFEFSNVPFGIYNIEFGNPELIEAFVPMISSSLEIVVQGGTEDLEYRFELVPGCNDLSACVYMPGTTNDYLCCYDCTCTDPLASNYGGVIGCDNPTVCTYDIPVNILSTINGGGIPEVAFNIEPGGIQGITDNNGTAVLSDLSYGTYQIQFVDQSLMEFFNENYSSALEFTVTNEIVTGLTYQFDIPLGCTDPTSCSYSEEALIDNGTCIYLCGCLDEAACNYLENPEMIVPCEYESCPNPNACNYDPNFTCPNEDLCELQGRINIQVFHDEDADGVFVGGYDNFFIFWFEEPVISNVQVTIEELGWVGFTNSLGQVQFDQLPFGEYTISVEMSENWQNTTPETFTVEIDNCEDNLLHFGYDWLGEEVASVEDASVLWFGIIHCENGHDPGFEVTNYGGVPFSGTVTLTFDPVLTAVPFGGEAIDPTAINPGEVIWEFTDQLPGSQETYKCLIESPGLEYLDETFDVVMHAQLYDSEGIEFYNIVATNPLTVACAYDPNDKYTEFEGYTEEHHFILPEDEMEYRIRFQNTGNFPAGDVIIRDTLDIEHLDLDTFSPSFGSHDFTTIVKPDGAVEFIFSDIQLPDSTCCEQESHGYVVYRITPRDDVEPGDVINNTAYIFFDGNPPIVTNTTWHTIYECTDELAAYELASDTQCQDQLIQFNSTGQYIEDYYWSQDGQTDGVESTYFIMPEESGDINIGLMAANPLCEAEYSSVITIHPTPAIDAGLDQTVCPEEPVTFLATGDGDLQWDGQDMGASLDIIASAESEYNVTATTEFGCVATDQVSLFLHPEPVASFMANGNLLTYDGDAGINYQWYLNNEMIDGATSETYEVLEDGNYAVEVTNEFGCSDISDEDFIVYSGIEESDLWNIQVYPNPNDGMLHISMEQQGSFNLQIIDNSGNLVHQQAFQTTKLDVNTSKLASGIYTLRICHEDGSVCLNRRITKR; translated from the coding sequence ATGAAGAAACTACTCACCTACATAGCGCTGCTTACTTCATTAACGATGCAAGCTCAGCTAAACGAAATTGTCGTTGAAGAATACCCTTTGCTCGGGGATGTTTCAATTCAACCTGAGGGCACAACGACCTATCGGATATACGCTGAAATGGGTTCGGCGACAGATGTTGTCAATGCTGTTTTCGCTACTGAGGATTGCCATTCACTTGATGTTAGTACAACCACTAGTTTTTACAACGAGGTCCAATCTGGTGAAGTGCTTGGCGCTGATATTAATGCCTTTTTGCATGGGATTTTCCCATTACTTGAGGCAGATACATGGGTAACTATAGGAGCGACTAATCACTTGGAACCAGGGGCTAGTGACGTAGGATATGCTTCGCTCGATCCAGAAGGTGCATTCATATCTTCTTTCGACACCCCAGATGGTCAGAACCTCATACTCGACAATGGCGCTTGGTTCACCTTGCCAACATCTGTAACAGCACTACCTTCAGGGCCATATAACCGCGTACTTCTCGGTCAATTCACCACAGATGGTCAGCTATCTTTTAATCTAAATATTCAAATATTCGCAGGTGGAGATCAAGCGAATGGACGCATTGACTACGTACATTCACTCCCCTGTGAAGGAAATGGCACTCCCACTGGTTTTGAGGTTCTGTCAAGCACGCTCTCTCAGATTCATGGGCTTGCTATGTGCAATGATGCAGAAGCATGTAACTATTCTGAAGAGGCATTGAATGATCTTGGCTGCTGTTACGATTGTACATGTACCGACCCAAATGCAAGTAACTACGGAGGGGACGTTGGCTGTGACAATAACTCAGTTTGCACCTACGACATCAATGGCAATCTTCATGACGACATCTATGACCTCCCACTTGAAGGAGTTGAGATGACCATAGAACCGTTAGGAGTCAACGCCACCTCTAATAGTAATGGTGACTTTGTGTTTTATGATGTACCCTATGGACTATTCACGTTAAACTTCGCATCTGAAGAACTAGCAAACACGCTGGTGTCGGAGACATCAAGCAGTTTGGCTCTTGATGTGGTCGAAAGCATCCCCACCCTACAGTACAATTTTGAATCCCTGGCGGGCTGCAATGATCCCAGCGCGTGCAATTATGACGCGATGGATCAGAACGATATTTGGTGCTGTTTTGAATGTGGCTGTTCTGATCCTGATGCCGTTAACTATTCAGAAGATGGAACCTGCACTAACCCCAGTGTATGTCTGTATGACATAGAAGGCACTTTGCTGGAACCAGTTCAAAATGACCCCTTAGAAAATCAAGAGGTCATTCTACAACCAATAGGTATTACAGCTATTACAGACGAAAACGGCGTCTTCGAATTCTCAAATGTCCCCTTTGGTATTTACAACATAGAATTTGGCAATCCAGAGCTCATTGAAGCTTTTGTCCCAATGATATCTTCTTCCTTGGAAATTGTCGTGCAGGGTGGAACAGAAGATCTGGAATACCGCTTCGAACTGGTGCCAGGGTGCAACGATTTGTCTGCATGCGTTTATATGCCTGGCACTACTAACGACTATCTGTGTTGCTACGATTGCACTTGTACAGACCCGCTGGCTTCCAACTACGGAGGAGTCATAGGATGCGACAACCCTACCGTATGTACTTATGATATCCCGGTCAACATTTTGAGTACGATCAACGGAGGGGGCATCCCGGAAGTTGCTTTTAACATTGAACCTGGTGGCATACAGGGCATAACCGACAATAACGGAACGGCCGTTCTTTCAGACCTATCTTACGGCACATATCAAATTCAATTCGTAGATCAATCCTTAATGGAGTTCTTCAATGAAAACTATTCTAGTGCGCTTGAATTCACTGTGACAAATGAGATTGTGACAGGATTGACATACCAGTTTGACATTCCATTGGGTTGTACTGACCCTACTTCCTGCAGTTATAGTGAAGAGGCATTGATTGACAATGGAACTTGTATTTACCTATGCGGCTGTCTAGATGAAGCGGCATGTAATTACCTCGAGAATCCCGAAATGATCGTGCCATGTGAATATGAATCATGCCCAAACCCAAATGCATGTAATTATGATCCGAATTTCACGTGTCCGAATGAAGATTTGTGCGAATTGCAAGGTCGAATAAATATTCAGGTATTCCATGACGAAGACGCAGATGGGGTTTTCGTGGGTGGATATGACAATTTCTTCATATTCTGGTTTGAAGAACCTGTAATCTCCAATGTGCAAGTTACCATTGAAGAATTGGGTTGGGTCGGATTTACGAATAGTCTAGGTCAAGTACAATTCGATCAATTACCATTCGGGGAATACACTATTTCAGTGGAAATGTCTGAGAACTGGCAAAACACGACTCCTGAGACGTTTACCGTCGAAATCGATAATTGCGAAGACAACCTGCTCCATTTTGGATACGATTGGCTTGGAGAAGAAGTAGCATCAGTAGAAGATGCCTCTGTTCTGTGGTTCGGGATTATTCATTGTGAAAATGGACACGACCCTGGTTTTGAAGTCACCAATTACGGCGGTGTTCCATTCAGCGGAACTGTAACCCTCACCTTCGACCCCGTTTTAACAGCCGTTCCTTTCGGCGGAGAAGCGATAGACCCAACTGCCATTAATCCTGGAGAGGTTATCTGGGAATTCACTGACCAACTTCCTGGAAGTCAGGAAACATATAAGTGTTTAATTGAAAGTCCTGGGTTAGAATATCTAGATGAAACTTTTGACGTTGTAATGCACGCTCAACTCTACGACTCAGAAGGAATTGAGTTCTATAACATCGTTGCAACAAACCCATTGACCGTTGCGTGTGCCTATGACCCTAATGATAAATACACTGAGTTTGAAGGGTATACTGAAGAACACCATTTCATTCTTCCAGAAGACGAGATGGAATACCGTATTCGTTTTCAGAATACAGGAAACTTCCCAGCGGGTGATGTGATCATTCGAGATACGCTCGATATTGAACACCTTGATCTCGATACCTTCAGCCCTTCTTTCGGTTCTCATGATTTCACAACTATCGTAAAGCCGGATGGTGCAGTAGAGTTCATCTTCTCTGACATTCAATTGCCTGATAGTACATGCTGTGAGCAGGAAAGCCACGGGTATGTAGTATATCGAATCACGCCCCGCGATGATGTGGAACCGGGAGATGTGATCAACAACACGGCCTACATCTTCTTTGATGGAAACCCACCTATCGTTACCAACACTACTTGGCATACGATTTATGAATGTACCGACGAGCTTGCTGCCTATGAATTGGCTTCAGATACCCAATGTCAAGATCAATTGATTCAATTCAATAGTACCGGTCAATACATCGAAGACTATTACTGGTCTCAAGACGGTCAGACCGACGGTGTGGAGTCGACATATTTCATCATGCCTGAAGAATCTGGAGACATCAATATCGGATTGATGGCCGCGAATCCGCTCTGTGAAGCGGAGTATAGCTCAGTCATTACGATTCATCCTACACCTGCTATTGACGCAGGACTTGACCAAACTGTTTGTCCTGAAGAGCCTGTCACTTTCCTAGCGACTGGAGATGGTGATCTTCAATGGGATGGTCAAGATATGGGCGCTTCTCTAGATATTATCGCTAGCGCGGAATCGGAATACAATGTCACTGCTACCACTGAGTTTGGATGTGTAGCTACGGATCAGGTGTCCTTATTCCTTCATCCAGAACCGGTGGCATCATTTATGGCTAACGGAAACCTATTGACCTATGATGGAGATGCGGGCATCAACTATCAATGGTACTTGAACAACGAGATGATTGATGGTGCTACTTCAGAAACCTACGAGGTGCTAGAAGACGGTAATTACGCTGTTGAAGTCACCAATGAGTTCGGTTGTAGCGACATTTCAGATGAAGACTTCATCGTGTATTCAGGTATTGAAGAATCAGACCTATGGAACATCCAGGTCTACCCTAACCCGAACGATGGAATGCTCCATATCTCCATGGAACAACAAGGTAGCTTCAACCTACAGATTATAGACAACTCAGGTAACTTGGTACATCAACAGGCTTTCCAAACAACCAAGCTTGATGTCAACACAAGCAAGCTTGCTAGCGGAATCTACACATTGCGCATATGTCATGAAGATGGTTCAGTTTGTCTGAATCGTAGAATCACGAAACGATAG
- a CDS encoding pseudouridine synthase, protein MLNKIIAVYSYYKLYKPFNILSQFSDEGNKRGLGSFLNLPQDVYPIGRLDSDSEGLLLLTNNRTLTNQILDPRNRHVRSYLVQVEGEFTDDAIERIQAPMALKHKKTRYVSLPAVAEKIEEPSLPDRNPPIRFRANIPTSWIRLQLREGKNRQVRKMTAAVGFPTLRLVRESMEGIGVEGMESGQLVELEEQEFLRLLNL, encoded by the coding sequence TTGCTCAACAAAATCATAGCTGTGTATTCGTACTACAAACTTTACAAGCCGTTCAATATTCTTTCGCAGTTTTCTGATGAGGGAAACAAGAGAGGCTTAGGAAGCTTCTTGAATCTCCCGCAAGACGTTTACCCAATAGGTAGGCTTGACAGCGATTCCGAAGGCTTGTTGCTGCTGACAAACAACCGCACCCTAACGAATCAGATTCTAGACCCCAGGAATCGACATGTAAGAAGTTATTTGGTTCAAGTGGAAGGTGAATTCACCGATGATGCCATTGAACGGATTCAGGCTCCTATGGCGTTGAAGCACAAGAAAACACGCTATGTCTCGCTTCCGGCGGTAGCCGAAAAAATTGAAGAACCGAGTCTCCCTGATCGGAACCCTCCTATTCGATTTCGCGCCAACATCCCAACGTCTTGGATACGACTTCAACTTAGAGAAGGTAAGAACCGTCAAGTAAGAAAAATGACAGCAGCAGTGGGCTTCCCCACCCTCAGACTCGTCCGAGAATCTATGGAAGGAATCGGTGTTGAAGGCATGGAATCTGGGCAGCTCGTTGAACTTGAAGAGCAAGAGTTTCTGCGATTACTAAATCTCTAA
- a CDS encoding lysophospholipid acyltransferase family protein, protein MRIVALILIYPFVFLWTFISGLTGMILSIIFRARELTLSFVPGKMWAPVIFWLMGIKVKREGLENIDPDTPSIFVCNHGSFLDIPACVMKIPVNLNFIAKKELKKTPVVGWYITATDQIYIDRKNKDRAMESMAQAAEKIKQGKHVLTYPEGTRSKDGSIKMFRRGSFIIAKEGNIPIIPVAISGANAILPPGSFFAKRGNIELSIGEAFRPSDFPEMSVEDLANEARRRVIAMSNDHQED, encoded by the coding sequence ATGCGCATTGTTGCCCTCATACTGATATACCCTTTCGTATTTCTCTGGACTTTCATCTCCGGATTAACCGGAATGATTCTATCAATCATCTTCCGAGCACGAGAATTGACCTTGTCTTTTGTGCCTGGAAAAATGTGGGCTCCCGTCATCTTTTGGCTGATGGGAATAAAAGTCAAGCGCGAAGGACTAGAGAATATAGATCCTGACACGCCTTCTATCTTCGTCTGTAACCACGGGAGCTTTTTAGACATTCCTGCTTGTGTCATGAAGATTCCAGTGAATTTGAATTTCATCGCAAAGAAGGAATTAAAGAAAACTCCGGTTGTTGGGTGGTACATCACTGCAACAGACCAAATCTACATTGATCGTAAGAACAAAGACAGAGCTATGGAAAGCATGGCTCAGGCGGCTGAAAAAATCAAGCAAGGCAAACATGTCTTGACTTATCCTGAAGGAACACGTTCAAAAGACGGTAGCATCAAGATGTTTCGCCGCGGGTCATTTATCATCGCTAAAGAAGGGAATATTCCGATTATCCCCGTAGCCATTAGTGGTGCAAACGCTATACTTCCTCCGGGTTCTTTTTTCGCTAAACGCGGAAACATTGAATTGTCTATTGGAGAGGCTTTCCGTCCTTCTGATTTCCCTGAGATGTCCGTTGAAGATTTGGCAAATGAAGCCCGACGTCGTGTCATTGCCATGTCAAATGACCATCAAGAGGATTGA
- a CDS encoding pseudouridine synthase codes for MSDEKVRINKYLSEIGYCSRRAADKLIDQGRIMINGSIPELGTKVGEDDEIAVDGEVIHRPKTKKNVYLVFNKPVGIVCTTDTRVEKDNIIDFIGYPERIFPIGRLDKPSEGLILLTNDGDIVNKILRARNNHEKEYIVTVNRPIDRKFIQEMSNGVPVLGQITRKCKVEQLGKDKFRIILTQGLNRQIRRMCEYLGYRVRTLKRVRIMNIKLDVPVGKYRHMKPAEFKELQRLLKGSEKTFN; via the coding sequence ATGAGCGACGAAAAAGTCAGGATTAATAAGTACTTAAGTGAGATTGGATATTGTTCTCGTCGAGCAGCTGATAAGCTAATCGATCAAGGACGTATTATGATCAATGGGAGCATTCCTGAGCTTGGCACTAAAGTGGGCGAAGACGATGAAATCGCTGTAGATGGCGAGGTGATTCACCGTCCAAAAACCAAAAAGAACGTCTACCTCGTATTCAACAAGCCGGTAGGTATTGTGTGCACTACCGATACACGTGTTGAGAAAGACAACATTATCGATTTCATCGGTTATCCAGAGCGTATATTCCCTATCGGACGTCTAGACAAACCCAGTGAAGGGTTGATTCTATTGACCAACGATGGCGATATTGTCAACAAGATTCTTCGTGCACGTAACAACCACGAGAAAGAATATATCGTGACCGTGAATCGTCCGATCGACCGTAAGTTCATTCAAGAAATGTCTAACGGTGTTCCGGTTCTTGGCCAGATTACTCGAAAGTGTAAGGTGGAACAATTAGGTAAAGACAAGTTCCGAATCATCCTTACCCAAGGATTGAACCGTCAGATTCGTCGCATGTGTGAATACCTTGGTTATCGAGTACGCACACTGAAACGCGTACGAATCATGAACATCAAGTTGGATGTCCCAGTTGGGAAATATCGTCACATGAAGCCTGCAGAATTCAAAGAGCTTCAGCGTTTATTGAAAGGAAGCGAGAAGACGTTTAATTGA
- a CDS encoding NADPH-dependent 2,4-dienoyl-CoA reductase: MHEKYPLLFEPLDLGFTTLKNRVLMGSMHTGLEEEKNGFERMAAFYAERAAGGAALIVTGGVAPNRAGWVAPFGIRMSNRSHARKHRVITEAVHKEGGKICMQILHTGRYGYHPLNVAPSAIQAPINRFKPRALSKRGIRKTINDFARSAKLAQDAGYDGVEIMGSEGYLINQFIVTKTNKRTDEYGGSFENRIRLPLEIIRKTREAVGENFIIIYRLSMLDLVDDGSSWDEVVQLAKEVEKAGATIINTGIGWHEARVPTIATMVPRAGFAWVTKRLMGEVKIPLITTNRINMPQVAEDVLKDGCANMISMARPFLADPDLMIKSQEGRENEINTCIACNQACLDHIFQQKVASCLVNPRASFETEIVIKSTSNPKKVAVVGAGPAGLSAAVTAAERGHKVTLFEARDHIGGQFDLARRVPGKEEFDETVRYFNQMLKKHQVELRLGEFASAESLAPFEEVILASGVTPRKLKIEGADHDKVIGYTDLLNGSKEAGKKVAVIGAGGIGFDVSEFLLHDRHTSTEDFMAQWGVDMNYADGGGLKKAVSHEPKREIYLLQRKTTKHGKGLGKTTGWIHRASLKKSGVKMIGGVSYDKVDDQGLHITVDGKSQVLDVDSVIVCAGQTSNVGILDSLADKNVQVIGGAKLAAELDAKRAIKDGMLAAIAI; this comes from the coding sequence ATGCACGAGAAATACCCTTTGCTTTTTGAACCCCTAGACCTTGGTTTCACCACATTGAAAAACCGAGTGCTCATGGGTTCTATGCACACCGGACTAGAAGAAGAGAAAAACGGCTTTGAGCGTATGGCTGCCTTTTACGCAGAACGCGCAGCTGGTGGTGCGGCTTTAATTGTCACAGGTGGCGTTGCGCCCAATAGAGCGGGGTGGGTGGCTCCATTCGGTATTCGAATGAGCAATCGATCTCATGCGCGTAAACACCGTGTCATTACCGAAGCAGTGCATAAAGAAGGAGGGAAGATCTGTATGCAGATCCTCCACACAGGTCGTTATGGATACCACCCGCTAAATGTGGCTCCTTCAGCGATTCAAGCACCAATCAATCGATTTAAGCCAAGAGCTCTTTCAAAACGAGGAATTCGAAAGACAATCAATGACTTTGCTCGCTCTGCGAAACTAGCCCAAGACGCTGGTTATGACGGGGTGGAAATCATGGGCTCAGAAGGCTACTTGATCAATCAATTCATTGTTACAAAGACGAATAAACGTACCGACGAATACGGAGGTTCATTTGAAAATCGAATTCGTCTACCTCTGGAGATCATCAGAAAGACCCGCGAAGCGGTGGGTGAAAACTTCATCATCATTTATCGCCTGTCCATGCTTGATTTGGTAGATGATGGTTCTAGTTGGGATGAAGTAGTTCAACTCGCGAAAGAGGTAGAAAAGGCTGGTGCGACGATTATCAATACGGGTATCGGTTGGCACGAAGCGCGTGTTCCAACAATTGCGACGATGGTTCCCCGCGCTGGCTTTGCATGGGTGACCAAGCGTTTGATGGGAGAGGTGAAGATTCCTCTTATTACCACCAATCGAATCAACATGCCTCAAGTGGCTGAGGATGTCTTGAAAGACGGTTGTGCGAATATGATTTCAATGGCGCGTCCATTCTTGGCTGACCCTGATTTGATGATCAAGTCGCAAGAGGGGCGTGAGAACGAAATCAATACTTGTATAGCCTGTAATCAGGCTTGTCTAGATCACATTTTCCAGCAGAAAGTAGCTAGCTGTTTGGTGAATCCTCGTGCTTCATTTGAAACGGAGATTGTCATCAAGTCAACTTCAAACCCTAAAAAAGTAGCTGTCGTTGGAGCTGGCCCAGCAGGGTTGTCAGCTGCGGTGACTGCGGCTGAAAGAGGACATAAAGTCACCCTCTTTGAAGCGCGTGATCACATTGGTGGTCAGTTTGATCTAGCGCGTCGTGTACCTGGTAAAGAAGAGTTTGACGAAACCGTTCGCTATTTCAATCAAATGTTGAAGAAGCATCAGGTTGAACTTCGTTTGGGTGAATTCGCTAGCGCGGAATCGCTCGCTCCCTTTGAGGAGGTCATTCTCGCCTCAGGGGTAACGCCTCGAAAGCTCAAGATTGAAGGTGCTGATCATGATAAGGTGATTGGCTACACCGATTTATTGAATGGATCCAAGGAGGCAGGGAAGAAGGTAGCCGTGATTGGTGCCGGTGGTATCGGATTCGATGTTTCTGAGTTCCTATTGCACGATCGCCATACTTCGACGGAAGACTTCATGGCGCAATGGGGAGTTGATATGAACTACGCTGATGGAGGGGGATTGAAGAAGGCTGTATCTCATGAACCGAAGCGTGAAATCTACTTGCTCCAACGTAAAACAACGAAGCACGGTAAGGGCTTAGGAAAGACGACAGGCTGGATTCATCGCGCATCTTTGAAGAAGTCTGGGGTGAAGATGATTGGCGGTGTTTCTTACGACAAAGTCGACGACCAAGGACTCCATATCACAGTTGACGGGAAATCACAAGTTTTAGATGTGGATTCAGTCATCGTTTGTGCCGGACAAACCAGCAATGTAGGGATTCTCGATTCCCTTGCGGATAAGAATGTACAAGTGATTGGCGGTGCAAAACTAGCGGCTGAGCTAGATGCGAAGCGTGCGATCAAAGATGGGATGCTCGCGGCGATTGCGATCTGA
- a CDS encoding choice-of-anchor I family protein gives MKSLTLSVIALAMICLSTTKATSQNFGGEVLPTISFSEDFRNVNENAGVASFEVEITEAIAEDVDFTFAVNPTSTALAGTNWDVASFNGTIPAGQTSTSIDFIIYDNASAENEVFVAFDLIAADNANVDLSADPFFIFIQDDEVMEVEQQESITLEYLNSYLVEDGGSAEIVAYEPNVKRLYVLNSESTTVNILDFSDPSNISEISAIDMSQFGDGATSIDVRNGVVAATVEGDMTVEGSVVFLDLDGNIISSVDVGALPDMLVFTPDGNSVLVANEGEPNDDYTLDPEGSISRIDISGGVENVTQDDVITMTFNVFDNQIESLREAGVRIFGLNATVSRDLEPEYITVAEDGLSAWVSLQENNAIATIDLVNNEITSIIPLGVKNHNLPENALDVSDRNDEIFFANWDIYSMYQPDAIASYEVNGVPYVVTANEGDQREFGPINEDVDVDTDSYILDAEAYPYADEFKLDHLLGRIAVSPYTGDTDGDGDIDQIHVFGGRSFSIWNGLTGDLVYDSGSDFERITAADPVFGELFNASNSNNNFKNRSDNKGPEPEGVTVATIGQRTYAFVTLERVGGVMTYDITDPANAIFVGYDNSRTLGEGEDEGGDLGPEGIIYISPADSPNGHGMVIMANEVSATLSIYTVDPSACFLADLDNDGVVDAADLLIMLANFGCQENCIVGDFNNDGVVAIADLLIFLSGYGETCN, from the coding sequence ATGAAGTCCCTTACTCTCTCAGTTATTGCCTTGGCAATGATCTGCCTTTCAACGACAAAGGCTACCTCTCAAAATTTCGGAGGAGAAGTTCTTCCGACCATCTCGTTCAGTGAAGATTTCAGAAATGTGAATGAAAATGCCGGCGTTGCTTCTTTTGAAGTTGAGATTACTGAAGCTATCGCCGAAGACGTTGACTTCACTTTTGCTGTGAATCCTACTTCAACTGCCCTGGCAGGTACTAATTGGGATGTGGCTTCATTTAACGGAACGATTCCAGCAGGACAAACTTCCACTTCTATTGATTTCATCATTTATGATAACGCTAGCGCGGAAAATGAAGTGTTCGTCGCATTCGATCTAATTGCTGCTGACAATGCCAACGTCGATCTTAGCGCAGATCCATTCTTCATCTTTATTCAAGACGACGAAGTGATGGAAGTTGAACAACAGGAAAGCATCACATTGGAGTACCTAAACAGCTACCTCGTAGAAGACGGCGGTTCTGCTGAGATTGTCGCTTACGAACCGAACGTAAAACGCCTCTATGTCTTGAACTCTGAGTCGACTACGGTGAACATCCTTGATTTCTCTGACCCTTCTAACATTAGCGAAATCAGCGCTATTGATATGAGTCAGTTTGGTGATGGTGCAACGTCTATTGATGTAAGAAACGGAGTGGTTGCAGCTACCGTTGAAGGAGATATGACGGTAGAAGGATCTGTTGTATTCCTTGACCTCGATGGAAACATTATTTCAAGTGTTGATGTAGGCGCACTCCCTGACATGCTTGTTTTCACTCCAGATGGAAACTCAGTTCTAGTGGCCAATGAAGGTGAGCCAAATGATGATTACACCCTTGATCCAGAAGGTAGCATCTCTCGTATCGACATTTCTGGAGGAGTTGAGAACGTGACGCAAGATGACGTCATTACCATGACATTTAACGTCTTTGATAATCAAATCGAAAGCTTGCGAGAGGCAGGCGTTCGAATCTTCGGTCTCAACGCTACAGTTTCACGTGATCTCGAACCGGAGTATATCACTGTAGCAGAAGATGGTTTGTCAGCATGGGTTTCGTTGCAGGAGAACAATGCGATTGCAACGATTGATCTCGTGAATAACGAGATCACTTCAATCATTCCTCTAGGAGTGAAGAATCACAACCTTCCTGAGAATGCTCTGGACGTATCAGATCGCAACGACGAAATCTTCTTCGCGAACTGGGACATCTACAGTATGTACCAACCGGATGCCATTGCTTCATACGAAGTGAACGGCGTTCCTTACGTTGTGACAGCGAATGAAGGAGATCAACGAGAATTTGGCCCCATAAACGAAGATGTTGACGTAGATACCGACAGCTACATTCTAGATGCCGAAGCCTACCCATATGCTGATGAATTCAAACTAGATCATTTGCTCGGACGAATCGCGGTATCACCATACACTGGAGATACAGATGGAGACGGAGACATCGATCAGATTCATGTATTCGGTGGACGTTCATTCTCTATCTGGAATGGCCTAACTGGAGACTTGGTTTACGACAGCGGGTCTGATTTCGAACGTATTACTGCAGCTGACCCTGTATTTGGGGAGTTGTTCAATGCAAGTAACTCGAACAACAATTTCAAGAACCGTTCAGACAACAAAGGTCCTGAACCGGAAGGTGTAACTGTAGCGACAATTGGACAACGCACCTACGCGTTCGTCACGCTAGAGAGAGTGGGTGGTGTGATGACATATGACATTACTGACCCTGCCAATGCCATTTTCGTAGGCTACGATAACAGCAGAACACTTGGCGAAGGTGAAGACGAAGGTGGAGATCTTGGTCCGGAAGGAATCATCTACATCTCTCCTGCTGACTCACCAAACGGACATGGCATGGTCATTATGGCTAACGAAGTCAGCGCAACGCTTTCTATCTACACAGTCGATCCTTCTGCTTGCTTTCTCGCGGATCTTGATAACGATGGTGTTGTTGACGCAGCAGACTTGCTGATCATGTTGGCCAACTTTGGTTGTCAAGAAAACTGTATTGTAGGCGACTTTAACAACGACGGAGTTGTGGCTATTGCTGATCTACTAATCTTCCTCTCTGGATACGGAGAGACTTGTAACTAA
- a CDS encoding IS1/IS1595 family N-terminal zinc-binding domain-containing protein translates to MQRTICPKCSHDSSTKAGIINGRQRYKCRNCGYHFTINKVGKRIDQYYVTKALQLYLEGLSYREIERIIGVSHVSVMNWVKQYGIKRVETGQYHPNYRIVSHEELASYFSDKSEVQGKGMLITELGDKFMVIRWERFRE, encoded by the coding sequence ATGCAACGAACGATATGTCCAAAATGCAGTCATGATTCTTCCACGAAAGCCGGAATTATTAATGGGAGGCAGCGTTACAAATGCCGTAATTGCGGATATCATTTCACAATAAATAAAGTCGGTAAAAGGATCGACCAATACTACGTAACCAAAGCCCTACAACTCTATCTGGAAGGACTCTCATATCGTGAAATTGAAAGGATCATTGGGGTTAGTCATGTCTCAGTCATGAACTGGGTCAAACAATACGGTATCAAAAGAGTCGAAACCGGACAATACCACCCTAATTACCGCATAGTTAGCCACGAAGAGTTGGCTTCATATTTTTCCGACAAAAGTGAAGTTCAAGGGAAGGGAATGCTTATCACTGAACTCGGTGACAAATTCATGGTAATTCGGTGGGAGAGATTTCGTGAATAA